Proteins co-encoded in one Ruegeria pomeroyi DSS-3 genomic window:
- a CDS encoding flavin-dependent oxidoreductase — protein MTVLIAGAGIAGLSLGLTLHQIGVPFRIYEATAVLRPMGVGINLQPNAVRELLDLGLEAELDRIGVRTRQLGFYSKLGKTIWEEPRGIWAGYAWPQYSVHRGALQMMLYEALIARAGADCVVTGARAAGFETGPESATLILSDGRRVEGRLLIAADGIHSALRAQMYPNEGEPIWNGRVLWRATTRAPAYFGGGAMAMIGHDDLRLVSYPISEPDGDGMVEMNWIAEKRFPLDAAWKKEDWNRAADIGDFLPDFADWRFDWIDVPALIQGAEVVYEYPMVDRDPLPRWTGGSVTLMGDAAHPTYPVGSNGASQAILDARIIGARLLEHGITPRALAAYEAEVRPVTTAVGQANRAGGGPDGVLQRVEDLCGGDFDDIDTVIPHAELAAHAARYKSIAGFSIEELNARPRTIAEGARIPA, from the coding sequence ATGACCGTTCTGATTGCCGGTGCAGGTATCGCGGGGCTCAGCCTGGGGCTGACGCTGCACCAGATCGGGGTGCCGTTCCGCATCTACGAGGCAACGGCGGTGCTGCGCCCGATGGGGGTGGGGATCAACCTGCAACCCAATGCGGTGCGCGAGTTGCTGGATCTAGGGCTGGAAGCGGAACTGGACCGGATCGGGGTGCGGACGCGCCAACTGGGGTTCTACTCAAAACTCGGCAAGACCATCTGGGAAGAGCCGCGCGGCATCTGGGCCGGTTATGCCTGGCCGCAGTACTCGGTGCATCGCGGCGCCTTGCAGATGATGCTGTACGAGGCGCTGATCGCCCGCGCCGGGGCAGATTGCGTGGTGACCGGTGCACGCGCTGCCGGGTTCGAAACCGGGCCAGAGAGTGCGACCTTGATCCTGAGCGATGGGCGCCGGGTCGAGGGGCGGTTGCTGATCGCCGCCGACGGTATCCATTCGGCACTCAGGGCTCAGATGTACCCGAACGAGGGCGAACCGATCTGGAACGGGCGCGTGCTGTGGCGCGCCACCACCCGGGCACCCGCCTATTTCGGTGGCGGCGCCATGGCGATGATCGGCCATGACGACCTGCGGCTGGTGTCTTATCCGATTTCGGAGCCGGACGGCGACGGCATGGTCGAAATGAACTGGATCGCCGAGAAACGCTTTCCCCTCGATGCCGCGTGGAAGAAAGAGGATTGGAACCGCGCCGCCGATATCGGTGATTTCCTGCCCGATTTCGCCGACTGGCGGTTCGACTGGATCGACGTTCCCGCGCTGATCCAAGGGGCCGAGGTGGTCTATGAATACCCGATGGTCGACCGCGACCCCCTGCCCCGCTGGACGGGCGGGTCGGTGACCCTGATGGGCGATGCGGCGCATCCCACCTATCCGGTGGGATCGAACGGGGCCAGTCAGGCGATTCTGGATGCGCGCATCATTGGTGCCCGGCTGCTGGAGCATGGGATAACACCCAGGGCGCTGGCGGCCTATGAGGCCGAGGTCCGCCCGGTGACCACCGCCGTTGGCCAGGCCAATCGTGCGGGCGGCGGGCCGGACGGGGTGCTGCAACGGGTCGAGGATCTGTGCGGCGGCGATTTCGACGATATTGACACCGTGATCCCCCACGCCGAACTGGCCGCGCATGCGGCCAGGTACAAATCCATCGCCGGGTTCTCGATAGAAGAGCTGAATGCGCGCCCCCGTACCATCGCCGAAGGCGCGCGGATACCAGCCTAG
- the yaaA gene encoding peroxide stress protein YaaA — MLVVISPAKRLDWAERDVATTEPAFQDDAVRLAKTARNLTLGDLKKLMGLSDDLARLNRDRFREFADAPGADVTRPAALAFAGDTYQGLEAASLDSEEMDWAQQHLRILSGLYGVLRPLDAIQAYRLEMGSRLKTRRGTSLYDYWGDQLSRTLNAQADEIGTDVLVNCASQEYFGAVDPKALKLRVITPVFMEDKGGAPKIVSFFAKKARGAMARYIVQRRLTDPQALSEFDSGGYQYNADLSAPDKPVFLRPYQG; from the coding sequence ATGCTGGTGGTGATCTCTCCGGCCAAGCGGCTGGATTGGGCAGAGCGCGACGTCGCGACGACCGAGCCCGCCTTTCAGGACGATGCGGTGCGGCTGGCCAAGACCGCGCGCAACCTGACGCTCGGCGATCTCAAGAAACTGATGGGGCTGAGCGACGATCTGGCCCGGCTCAACCGCGACCGGTTCCGCGAATTCGCCGATGCGCCGGGCGCGGATGTGACCCGCCCTGCCGCGCTGGCCTTTGCCGGTGACACCTATCAGGGGCTCGAGGCGGCCTCGCTCGACTCCGAGGAAATGGACTGGGCGCAGCAGCACCTGCGCATCCTGTCGGGGCTTTACGGCGTGTTGCGTCCGCTGGATGCGATCCAGGCCTATCGTCTGGAAATGGGCAGCCGGTTGAAGACCCGGCGAGGGACCTCTCTCTATGACTATTGGGGTGACCAGCTGTCCCGGACGCTGAACGCTCAGGCCGATGAAATCGGCACGGATGTGCTGGTCAACTGCGCTAGCCAGGAATACTTTGGCGCCGTCGACCCCAAGGCGCTGAAACTGCGGGTGATCACGCCCGTGTTCATGGAGGACAAGGGCGGCGCGCCCAAGATCGTCAGCTTTTTCGCCAAGAAGGCGCGCGGGGCGATGGCCCGTTACATCGTGCAACGCCGTCTGACCGATCCACAGGCGCTGAGCGAGTTCGACAGCGGCGGATACCAGTACAACGCTGACCTGTCCGCACCCGACAAGCCAGTGTTCCTGCGCCCCTATCAAGGCTGA
- a CDS encoding ABC transporter permease produces the protein MWQWLTNVFRLGLKELNSLRADPVLILLIVYVFSFAVYSVATGAKLEVSNASVAYVDQDRSALTGRILGAILPPEFNPPQEISAGEIESVMNSGKFVFVLSFPPSFEADVLSGHKPQIQLNVDATAMAQAGNGSVFLQQIILAEVAKFVSGDDITTTRLIDLVVRTKFNPNLNSIWFSSVMQIINNITILSVLLTGAALIREREHGTIEHLLVMPVTPSEIMVAKIWANGLVIVVAAILSLWIVVQTVLAVPIAGSIPLFVCGAVLYLASVTGLGILLATFTTSMPQFGLLSLPVLVIMNLLSGSTTPMESMPVWLQNVMQLSPSTHFVSFSQAILYRDAGLDIVWPDMVVMVALSAVFFFIALKRFRVTMATVR, from the coding sequence CGGCTTGGCCTCAAGGAACTCAACAGCCTGCGTGCCGATCCCGTGCTTATTCTGCTGATCGTCTATGTGTTCAGCTTCGCCGTCTATTCGGTTGCGACCGGTGCCAAGCTTGAGGTCTCGAACGCCTCTGTCGCCTATGTGGACCAGGACCGTTCGGCACTGACGGGGCGCATTTTGGGCGCGATCCTTCCACCCGAATTCAATCCGCCACAGGAAATCTCGGCCGGTGAGATTGAAAGCGTGATGAACAGCGGCAAGTTCGTGTTTGTCCTGTCATTTCCACCCAGTTTCGAGGCGGATGTGCTGAGCGGCCACAAACCTCAGATACAGCTCAACGTGGATGCCACCGCAATGGCACAGGCCGGTAACGGTTCGGTGTTCCTTCAGCAGATCATCCTCGCTGAAGTCGCCAAGTTCGTTTCCGGCGACGACATCACAACCACTCGGCTGATCGACCTGGTCGTCAGGACAAAGTTCAATCCGAACCTGAATTCCATCTGGTTTTCATCCGTGATGCAGATCATCAACAACATCACCATCCTGTCTGTACTTTTGACCGGCGCCGCGCTGATCCGCGAGCGCGAACATGGCACGATCGAACATTTGCTGGTGATGCCGGTCACCCCGTCCGAGATCATGGTTGCCAAGATATGGGCCAACGGCCTTGTGATCGTTGTCGCCGCCATCCTGTCGCTCTGGATCGTCGTGCAGACCGTGTTGGCGGTTCCGATCGCGGGTTCGATCCCGCTCTTCGTATGCGGGGCGGTGCTTTACCTTGCCTCGGTCACGGGGCTCGGTATCCTGCTGGCCACCTTCACCACGTCGATGCCGCAATTCGGTCTGTTGTCGCTCCCGGTTCTCGTGATCATGAATTTGCTGTCCGGCAGTACGACGCCGATGGAAAGCATGCCGGTCTGGCTTCAGAACGTCATGCAGTTGTCACCGTCGACACATTTCGTGTCGTTTTCTCAAGCCATTCTCTATCGCGATGCCGGACTGGATATCGTCTGGCCCGACATGGTGGTCATGGTCGCGCTCAGCGCGGTCTTTTTCTTCATCGCGCTCAAGCGATTCAGGGTGACCATGGCCACAGTTCGCTAA
- a CDS encoding integrase core domain-containing protein: protein MQISKRPRWRWQRCGATRPCRRHLDNIVIERLWRSLKQEAIYLEEITDSFQVRRISKGWMAFYNTRPHSALDRQTPDDAYRPGLNERNAA from the coding sequence TTGCAGATCAGTAAAAGGCCAAGGTGGCGGTGGCAGCGCTGCGGGGCGACAAGACCGTGCAGGAGACACCTCGACAACATCGTCATCGAACGACTCTGGCGCAGCCTGAAGCAGGAGGCGATCTATCTCGAAGAAATCACTGACAGCTTCCAGGTCCGACGCATCAGCAAGGGCTGGATGGCTTTCTACAACACCCGCCCCCATTCCGCGCTTGATCGGCAGACACCGGACGACGCATATCGGCCAGGCTTGAACGAGCGAAACGCAGCATGA
- the recQ gene encoding DNA helicase RecQ yields the protein MFDAAPLLRDVFGFDAFRPGQEEIAQAVAEGENVLAIMPTGGGKSLCFQLPALMREGVTVVISPLIALMRDQVRSLQEAGVEAGALTSGNTPEETEAVWQALEAGRLKLLYMAPERLASGAAMGMLRRIGVSLIAVDEAHCVSQWGHDFRPDYLRIGELRRALGVPLAAFTATADAETQAEIVAKLFDGEEPRSFLRGFDRPNIHLAFAAKDSPRRQILDFAGARRGQSGIVYCGTRAKTETLAQALREDGHSACHYHGGMEAEDRRIVETRFAREDGLIVVATVAFGMGIDKPDIRWVAHADLPKSIEAYYQEIGRAGRDGGPAETLTLFGPDDIRLRRSQIDEGLAPPERRAADHARLNALLGLAEAMTCRRQTLLGYFGETEITCGKCDLCDSPAERFDGTTAVRMALSAMLRTEEWFGATHLIDILLGNQTDKIRDRRHDQLPTYGVGTEWNRAQWQAIFRQMMGRDLVRPDPERHGALRMTEAALPILRGEAGIELRKDTVSKAARRPAVKAMVNDEDAPLLSALKAKRRALAEAARVPAYVIFPDRTLIEMAEKRPASLDQMARIGGIGAKKLERYGAMFLEVVSGAAEMLHPARRKLAGRQTGNIYDRLLAVQADLARGPDGIDKPLSCSASQLAKVAQMRPDDRSGLEALLGDRRWERFGEAFLDVLGQTT from the coding sequence ATGTTCGACGCCGCACCGCTGTTGCGAGATGTGTTTGGATTCGACGCCTTCCGCCCCGGGCAGGAGGAGATCGCGCAGGCCGTGGCCGAGGGCGAGAACGTGCTGGCGATCATGCCGACGGGGGGCGGCAAGTCGCTGTGTTTCCAACTGCCGGCGCTGATGCGCGAGGGGGTGACGGTGGTGATCTCGCCGCTGATCGCCCTGATGCGCGACCAGGTGCGCAGCCTGCAAGAGGCGGGTGTCGAGGCGGGGGCGCTGACCTCGGGCAACACACCCGAGGAGACCGAGGCGGTCTGGCAGGCGCTGGAGGCGGGGCGGCTGAAGCTGCTTTACATGGCCCCCGAACGGCTCGCATCGGGCGCGGCGATGGGGATGCTGCGGCGGATCGGGGTCAGCCTGATCGCGGTGGACGAGGCTCATTGCGTCAGCCAGTGGGGCCATGATTTTCGCCCCGATTACCTGCGTATCGGCGAGCTGCGCAGGGCGCTGGGCGTGCCGCTGGCCGCCTTTACCGCCACGGCGGATGCCGAGACCCAGGCCGAGATCGTTGCGAAACTGTTCGATGGCGAGGAACCGCGCAGTTTCCTGCGCGGGTTCGACCGGCCCAATATCCACCTGGCCTTTGCCGCCAAGGACAGCCCGCGCCGCCAGATCCTGGATTTCGCGGGCGCCCGGCGCGGCCAGTCGGGCATCGTCTATTGCGGCACCCGGGCCAAGACCGAGACGCTGGCGCAGGCCCTGCGCGAGGACGGCCACAGCGCCTGTCACTATCACGGCGGCATGGAGGCCGAGGACCGCCGCATCGTCGAGACCCGCTTTGCCCGCGAGGACGGGCTGATCGTGGTGGCGACGGTGGCCTTTGGCATGGGTATCGACAAGCCCGATATCCGCTGGGTCGCCCATGCCGATCTGCCGAAATCCATCGAGGCCTATTATCAGGAGATCGGCCGTGCGGGCCGTGATGGCGGGCCGGCCGAGACACTGACCCTGTTCGGCCCCGACGACATCCGCCTGCGCCGCAGCCAGATCGACGAAGGCCTGGCCCCGCCCGAGCGCCGCGCCGCCGATCATGCCCGGTTGAACGCGCTTCTGGGTCTGGCCGAGGCGATGACCTGCCGTCGACAGACCCTGCTGGGTTATTTTGGCGAGACCGAGATCACCTGCGGCAAATGCGATCTGTGCGACAGCCCGGCGGAACGGTTCGATGGCACAACCGCAGTGCGCATGGCCTTGTCGGCGATGCTGCGGACCGAGGAATGGTTCGGCGCGACCCATCTGATCGACATCCTGCTGGGCAACCAGACCGACAAGATCCGCGACCGCCGCCATGACCAGTTGCCCACCTATGGGGTCGGCACCGAATGGAACCGCGCCCAGTGGCAGGCGATCTTTCGTCAGATGATGGGCCGCGACCTGGTGCGCCCAGATCCCGAACGCCACGGCGCGCTGCGGATGACCGAGGCGGCGCTGCCGATCCTGCGCGGCGAGGCCGGGATCGAGTTGCGCAAGGATACGGTGAGCAAGGCGGCGCGGCGTCCGGCGGTCAAGGCCATGGTCAATGACGAGGACGCGCCGCTGCTGTCCGCGCTCAAGGCCAAGCGCCGGGCGCTGGCCGAGGCGGCACGGGTCCCGGCCTATGTGATCTTTCCCGACCGCACCTTGATCGAAATGGCCGAGAAGCGCCCCGCATCGCTGGACCAGATGGCCCGCATCGGCGGCATCGGCGCAAAGAAGTTGGAGCGTTACGGCGCCATGTTTCTGGAGGTGGTGAGCGGTGCTGCCGAGATGCTGCACCCCGCCCGCCGCAAGCTGGCCGGGCGGCAGACCGGCAACATCTATGACCGGCTGTTGGCTGTGCAGGCCGATCTGGCGCGCGGCCCTGACGGCATCGACAAACCGCTCAGCTGTTCGGCGTCGCAACTGGCCAAGGTGGCGCAAATGCGCCCCGACGATCGGAGCGGACTTGAGGCGCTGTTGGGTGATCGACGCTGGGAACGTTTTGGTGAGGCCTTTCTGGACGTGCTGGGCCAGACGACCTAG